In Ectothiorhodospira sp. BSL-9, a single window of DNA contains:
- a CDS encoding ATP-binding protein: MAQVNSVNIRPGVNVLSVLPHLNYKSWFALAEFVDNSIQSSIDKKKKLKAADGGAYNLCVEIDFDAPGNMITIKDNAAGIASGDYQRAFRPAEIPPDASGLSEFGMGMKSAACWFASTWSVRSSALDEDVERTVIFDIDEIVHDSTEELNVLSMKVSEDKHYTEIRLENIRRFPRGKTIQKIKEHLSSIYRVYIREGSLALYVDGQELSYEDPAILTAPSYREPDGQPVEWKLPIDFDLGDGKSASGFVAIRETANTRLAGLALFRRKRLIMGSADEAYRPEDIFGRSNTYPYQRIFGEIHLKGFFVSHTKDGIKWEESEDEFLRKLRKVLSEEAFPLLQQAREHRTKTSAKAARKDAAAALNTTASNLQDATLAGKQNTVSVAPATSAGADDGAGSQSETLPDLDSADKEQAEFRLRFRSEIWVVAIELSYADDTAEWLTIRDRPSITDPEPRQVTVRVAMLHPFMAQFPTMDSDSFTAILNIAAAMALAEVVAGELADKNPAAVRRYTNEILKNQMSKRLMHG, from the coding sequence ATGGCGCAGGTCAACTCGGTAAATATTCGACCTGGTGTCAACGTTCTCTCTGTACTGCCCCACCTGAACTACAAGTCATGGTTTGCTTTGGCCGAGTTTGTCGATAACTCGATTCAGAGCAGCATCGACAAGAAGAAGAAACTCAAGGCGGCGGACGGAGGCGCCTACAATCTGTGTGTAGAGATCGATTTCGATGCGCCTGGCAATATGATTACCATAAAAGACAACGCCGCCGGAATCGCCTCGGGTGACTATCAGCGGGCATTTCGCCCGGCAGAGATTCCGCCCGATGCGTCGGGCCTTTCCGAATTTGGTATGGGGATGAAGAGCGCGGCCTGCTGGTTCGCCTCAACCTGGAGTGTGCGGTCAAGCGCTCTCGATGAAGATGTCGAGCGTACCGTCATTTTCGATATCGATGAGATCGTCCACGACAGTACCGAAGAACTCAACGTGCTGTCCATGAAAGTGTCAGAAGACAAGCACTACACCGAAATCCGCCTTGAAAATATCCGCCGCTTTCCGCGCGGCAAGACCATTCAGAAGATCAAGGAGCACCTGTCCAGCATCTACCGGGTCTATATCCGAGAAGGATCGCTTGCTTTGTATGTTGATGGCCAGGAACTCAGCTATGAAGACCCGGCCATCCTCACCGCACCCAGCTACCGCGAGCCCGACGGACAGCCTGTCGAGTGGAAGCTGCCGATAGACTTCGATCTTGGTGACGGCAAGTCGGCCTCCGGCTTTGTGGCGATCCGTGAGACGGCGAACACACGGTTGGCCGGGCTTGCCCTGTTTCGGCGCAAGCGTCTAATCATGGGCAGCGCCGACGAAGCATACCGGCCCGAAGATATCTTCGGACGCTCGAACACCTATCCCTATCAGCGAATTTTCGGTGAAATCCACCTGAAAGGGTTCTTCGTCTCCCACACTAAAGACGGGATCAAGTGGGAAGAGAGCGAGGATGAGTTTCTGCGCAAGCTACGCAAAGTCCTGTCCGAAGAGGCATTCCCGCTGTTGCAGCAGGCACGGGAACACCGCACCAAGACCAGCGCTAAAGCCGCCCGCAAGGATGCTGCCGCCGCGTTGAACACCACCGCATCCAACCTTCAGGATGCAACCTTGGCTGGGAAGCAGAACACAGTGAGTGTTGCCCCTGCCACGTCCGCCGGGGCGGATGACGGTGCAGGGTCTCAGAGCGAGACGCTTCCCGATCTGGATAGCGCCGACAAGGAACAGGCCGAGTTCAGGTTGCGCTTTCGCAGCGAGATATGGGTTGTCGCCATCGAGTTGTCCTACGCCGATGATACCGCCGAGTGGCTGACTATCCGCGATCGCCCCTCGATCACCGACCCCGAACCCCGCCAGGTCACGGTGCGCGTGGCGATGCTACACCCATTCATGGCCCAATTTCCGACAATGGATTCGGACAGCTTCACGGCCATTCTCAACATCGCTGCGGCGATGGCGCTGGCCGAGGTCGTGGCCGGTGAGTTGGCCGACAAAAATCCGGCCGCTGTTCGCCGGTACACCAATGAAATTTTGAAGAATCAGATGTCCAAGAGACTAATGCATGGCTGA